In Crassostrea angulata isolate pt1a10 chromosome 6, ASM2561291v2, whole genome shotgun sequence, a genomic segment contains:
- the LOC128189661 gene encoding uncharacterized protein LOC128189661: MKSVTVHPEVISMTANSTFQSETSFTIENITSEEIKFKVRFSNDTNFSSKPIIGNIPAKSKETVKVCYVPKERIQIMDLCKFQLHVIGLCGLKDNGPSTFADAPEKVEKGTFSISFPLPLMDDALFCTPKSTIEVGAPDND, encoded by the exons ATGAAATCCGTCACGGTACACCCGGAAGTTATCTCCATGACAG CGAACTCAACATTCCAGTCAGAAACCTCGTTCACGATAGAAAACATAACATCAGAAGAAATCAAATTCAAAGTTCGCTTCAGTAATGACACGAACTTCTCTTCCAAACCTATCATCGGAAACATTCCAGCGAAATCCAAAGAAACTGTAAAAG TATGTTATGTCCCAAAGGAAAGAATTCAAATAATGGATCTTTGTAAATTCCAGCTTCATGTCATTGGACTTTGTGGATTAAAAGACAACGGCCCAAGTACA TTTGCAGATGCGCcagaaaaagttgaaaaagGAACATTTTCTATATCTTTCCCCCTTCCTTTGATGGATGATGCCCTTTTCTGTACTCCTAAATCAACT ATAGAAGTTGGTGCTCCTGATAATGACTAA
- the LOC128186751 gene encoding uncharacterized protein LOC128186751 isoform X2 has protein sequence MDLLGKWYIIWTFFITCCIPVSRSEPFISSWMSIRSQTAGPFVVHHYLGEYPAKVDVQLNVTKDGEEYIFSGIGTAQRDDDRDKMYGGVVYRYNDQHVKLYVPKSTGISSYTAKGRLVYTGGSAYTGPFASSFQTGFVRIRAWRLCDFPRANFSSDGVYDISSKEAASSFVRIPHSIGDRPTFVVVQVMTSDGYIFEAEGAVFVPIITYYGSSTMFSRLCGTVYSVNNLEFRLWAPFNTGGSAVSVFCVVDGWGSEQLKFNSGTVYINAWVLEADHVVFNHQQTYGKNIASPNTVNLGNDYNIDEHITFVQVKSINDSFMFPAAGSAMSDGSFGSFGGVVYGFTENKVLLWRPADNQASGHVIYIGGNWGNGVYSTKQDVGYLKVSILYFPSTDSCGKSCVNGSYYRCDCTSGVAQIPIMAAASQSQIQYVSGNALPSVMCNMSTFSTLVNLKTVQYHIYGLEFRAIVAEQHLNITHFSVISTGKNIKCLHMDMPHNASNYVNVNFFISNFGIPSKQTALSADDEMIIRVDYQPQVLAQPFDVFHVTNGVNPIVQLVSTTVFLGNSSNESNLSTNYTISITNACSEDCIGPGDNLEFMIDVSTEFDQCYAPFELEFPFSANTSSLLTVCSYEIVKIGSNFPCLVFDEVFTNENRSIDGSIENVIIRFPRFCNLKVSNDITENVISIRVRVSLKEQDKSITTWGGPTELCVQTRAHGSYSQKWPCYNLSLRQITSFSDLTVVDGITVPITQSFLPVNRSLLLSLVSIGVTMTEYGISNPLLATDVVLSRPNACMNVSCCVQNQFRSSPVTDYLKFYNDPMENLIKNVSLFLDKSNTSCMTLPSNGDTPPVFLLKMNASVLLGVSGSQFTILLHGEDLLCERHGGQSSIQVSVPVSDSQDVSLASLKFCSSEETTNFSHDNVTSCQFKCSCDITHVCSEVVIFIATDKQWKLCEISALP, from the exons ATGGACCTGTTGGGAAAATGGTATATTATTTGGACCTTCTTTATAACAT GTTGTATTCCCGTATCCCGTTCAGAGCCTTTTATCAGTAGTTGGATGTCCATTAGATCTCAGACGGCTGGTCCTTTTGTCGTTCACCATTACTTGGGAGAGTACCCCGCTAAAGTTGATGTACAGCTGAACGTGACAAAAGATGGGGAGGAGTACATATTTTCCGGGATCGGCACGGCACAGCGAGACGACGACCGGGACAAGATGTATGGCGGAGTGGTGTATAGGTACAATGATCAGCACGTGAAGTTATATGTTCCAAAATCAACGGGCATCAGTTCATATACAGCCAAAGGCAGACTGGTTTATACAG gCGGAAGTGCATACACTGGACCCTTTGCGTCCAGTTTCCAAACTGGATTCGTTAGAATCAGAGCCTGGAGATTATGTGATTTTCCCCGCGCCAATTTTTCCTCAGATGGAGTTTATGACATCAGTAGTAAGG AGGCTGCATCAAGTTTTGTAAGAATTCCTCATAGCATTGGAGATAGGCCCACGTTTGTGGTCGTACAGGTCATGACTTCTGATGGGTATATATTCGAAGCAGAAG gCGCTGTATTTGTTCCAATTATAACCTATTACGGCAGTTCTACAATGTTTTCGCGGCTTTGTGGGACAGTTTATAGCGTCAACAACCTTGAATTTAGACTCTGGGCACCATTTAACACTGGTG GGTCTGCTGTCAGTGTATTTTGCGTGGTAGACGGATGGGGATCAGAGCAACTAAAATTCAATTCCGGAACGGTGTATATTAATGCCTGGGTTCTTGAAGCAGATCATGTCGTGTTCAATCACCAGCAAACGTACGGAAAAAACATCGCCTCCCCGAACACCGTCAATctcggaaacgactacaacatTGATGAACATATAACCTTTGTTCAG GTCAAATCGATCAATGACAGTTTTATGTTCCCTGCGGCCGGTAGTGCAATGTCTGACGGGTCGTTCGGAAGCTTTGGTGGTGTTGTGTACGGCTTTACAGAGAATAAGGTTCTGTTATGGAGACCGGCTGATAACCAGGCCAGTGGTCATGTAATTTACATTGGAGGAAATTGGGGGAACGGTGTATATTCGACAAAACAAGATGTTGGCTACCTTAAAGTTTCAATACTGTACTTCCCAtcaacag ATTCATGTGGTAAATCGTGCGTAAATGGATCTTATTACCGATGTGATTGCACGTCTGGTGTTGCACAAATACCAATTATGGCAGCGGCG agtCAATCTCAAATACAATATGTATCGGGAAATGCGTTGCCTTCAGTGATGTGCAATATGTCAACGTTTTCAACATTAGTCAATCTGAAAACCGTTCAATATCATATCTACGGTTTGGAGTTTAGAGCAATCGTGGCGGAACAGCATCTCAATATAACACATTTCTCTGTGATATCAACagggaaaaatataaaatgtcttCATATGGACATGCCACATAACGCTTCAAATTACGTAAATGTAAACTTCTTTATTTCGAATTTTGGGATCCCTAGCAAACAAACTGCTCTATCCGCTGATGATGAAATGATTATTCGGGTTGATTATCAGCCACAGGTGCTTGCCCAACCGTTCGACGTATTTCATGTAACTAACGGAGTGAATCCCATCGTTCAGTTGGTGTCAACAACAGTGTTTCTGGGAAATTCTAGTAATGAG TCAAACCTTTCAACTAACTATACAATATCTATAACAAATGCCTGCTCTGAGGATTGCATTGGACCTGGAGATAACTTGGAATttatgatagatgtatcaactGAATTTGACCAGTGCTATGCTCCTTTTGAATTGGAGTTTCCGTTTTCTGCAAACACTTCATCTCTACTTACAGTTTGTTCATATGAAATCGTGAAAATTGGATCAAATTTCCCATGTTTGGTTTTTGATGAAGTTTTCACAAATGAGAATAG GTCCATAGATGGAAGCATTGAAAACGTAATAATTCGATTTCCACGATTCTGCAACCTAAAAGTTTCAAATGACATAACAGAAAACGTGATTTCAATTAGAGTTCGAGTTTCTTTGAAAGAACAAGACAAATCCATTACTACTTGGGGAGGCCCTACGGAATTGTGCGTACAGACACGTGCACACGGCAGCTACTCTCAAAAATGGCCTTGTTACAACCTATCGTTACGCCAAATA ACGTCATTCTCCGATTTGACTGTCGTTGACGGTATAACAGTTCCTATAACGCAGTCGTTTCTTCCTGTGAACCGCAGCCTGCTG TTGTCTCTTGTTTCAATTGGAGTGACGATGACAGAATACGGCATTTCCAATCCTTTGTTAGCTACAGATGTTGTTCTCTCTCGTCCCAATGCATGCATGAATGTCAGTTGTTGTGTACAAAATCAATTCAGATCCAGCCCAG taacagattacttgaaattttataacgATCCCATGGAAAATTTGATAAAGAACGTAAGTCTGTTTCTGGATAAAAGCAACACATCCTGTATGACGTTGCCTAGTAACGGTGACACTCCTCCTGTTTTTCTGCTGAAAATGAATGCATCCGTCCTGTTGGGTGTGTCTGGGTCCCAATTTACAATTCTCCTTCACGGCGAAGACCTCCTCTGTGAACGTCATGGTGGACAATCTTCAATTCAG GTGTCCGTACCGGTCTCGGATTCACAAGATGTGTCATTAGCCAGCCTAAAGTTCTGTTCGTCTGAAGAAACAACTAACTTTTCACACgacaacgtcacttcctgtCAGTTTAAATGTTCGTGTGATATAACGCACGTGTGTAGTGAGGTTGTCATTTTTATTGCAACAGATAAGCAATGGAAATTGTGCGAAATAAGtgctttaccttga
- the LOC128186751 gene encoding uncharacterized protein LOC128186751 isoform X1, whose product MDLLGKWYIIWTFFITCCIPVSRSEPFISSWMSIRSQTAGPFVVHHYLGEYPAKVDVQLNVTKDGEEYIFSGIGTAQRDDDRDKMYGGVVYRYNDQHVKLYVPKSTGISSYTAKGRLVYTGGSAYTGPFASSFQTGFVRIRAWRLCDFPRANFSSDGVYDISSKEAASSFVRIPHSIGDRPTFVVVQVMTSDGYIFEAEGAVFVPIITYYGSSTMFSRLCGTVYSVNNLEFRLWAPFNTGGSAVSVFCVVDGWGSEQLKFNSGTVYINAWVLEADHVVFNHQQTYGKNIASPNTVNLGNDYNIDEHITFVQVKSINDSFMFPAAGSAMSDGSFGSFGGVVYGFTENKVLLWRPADNQASGHVIYIGGNWGNGVYSTKQDVGYLKVSILYFPSTDSCGKSCVNGSYYRCDCTSGVAQIPIMAAASQSQIQYVSGNALPSVMCNMSTFSTLVNLKTVQYHIYGLEFRAIVAEQHLNITHFSVISTGKNIKCLHMDMPHNASNYVNVNFFISNFGIPSKQTALSADDEMIIRVDYQPQVLAQPFDVFHVTNGVNPIVQLVSTTVFLGNSSNESNLSTNYTISITNACSEDCIGPGDNLEFMIDVSTEFDQCYAPFELEFPFSANTSSLLTVCSYEIVKIGSNFPCLVFDEVFTNENRSIDGSIENVIIRFPRFCNLKVSNDITENVISIRVRVSLKEQDKSITTWGGPTELCVQTRAHGSYSQKWPCYNLSLRQITSFSDLTVVDGITVPITQSFLPVNRSLLVSVDGSNFEIKEIELSLVSIGVTMTEYGISNPLLATDVVLSRPNACMNVSCCVQNQFRSSPVTDYLKFYNDPMENLIKNVSLFLDKSNTSCMTLPSNGDTPPVFLLKMNASVLLGVSGSQFTILLHGEDLLCERHGGQSSIQVSVPVSDSQDVSLASLKFCSSEETTNFSHDNVTSCQFKCSCDITHVCSEVVIFIATDKQWKLCEISALP is encoded by the exons ATGGACCTGTTGGGAAAATGGTATATTATTTGGACCTTCTTTATAACAT GTTGTATTCCCGTATCCCGTTCAGAGCCTTTTATCAGTAGTTGGATGTCCATTAGATCTCAGACGGCTGGTCCTTTTGTCGTTCACCATTACTTGGGAGAGTACCCCGCTAAAGTTGATGTACAGCTGAACGTGACAAAAGATGGGGAGGAGTACATATTTTCCGGGATCGGCACGGCACAGCGAGACGACGACCGGGACAAGATGTATGGCGGAGTGGTGTATAGGTACAATGATCAGCACGTGAAGTTATATGTTCCAAAATCAACGGGCATCAGTTCATATACAGCCAAAGGCAGACTGGTTTATACAG gCGGAAGTGCATACACTGGACCCTTTGCGTCCAGTTTCCAAACTGGATTCGTTAGAATCAGAGCCTGGAGATTATGTGATTTTCCCCGCGCCAATTTTTCCTCAGATGGAGTTTATGACATCAGTAGTAAGG AGGCTGCATCAAGTTTTGTAAGAATTCCTCATAGCATTGGAGATAGGCCCACGTTTGTGGTCGTACAGGTCATGACTTCTGATGGGTATATATTCGAAGCAGAAG gCGCTGTATTTGTTCCAATTATAACCTATTACGGCAGTTCTACAATGTTTTCGCGGCTTTGTGGGACAGTTTATAGCGTCAACAACCTTGAATTTAGACTCTGGGCACCATTTAACACTGGTG GGTCTGCTGTCAGTGTATTTTGCGTGGTAGACGGATGGGGATCAGAGCAACTAAAATTCAATTCCGGAACGGTGTATATTAATGCCTGGGTTCTTGAAGCAGATCATGTCGTGTTCAATCACCAGCAAACGTACGGAAAAAACATCGCCTCCCCGAACACCGTCAATctcggaaacgactacaacatTGATGAACATATAACCTTTGTTCAG GTCAAATCGATCAATGACAGTTTTATGTTCCCTGCGGCCGGTAGTGCAATGTCTGACGGGTCGTTCGGAAGCTTTGGTGGTGTTGTGTACGGCTTTACAGAGAATAAGGTTCTGTTATGGAGACCGGCTGATAACCAGGCCAGTGGTCATGTAATTTACATTGGAGGAAATTGGGGGAACGGTGTATATTCGACAAAACAAGATGTTGGCTACCTTAAAGTTTCAATACTGTACTTCCCAtcaacag ATTCATGTGGTAAATCGTGCGTAAATGGATCTTATTACCGATGTGATTGCACGTCTGGTGTTGCACAAATACCAATTATGGCAGCGGCG agtCAATCTCAAATACAATATGTATCGGGAAATGCGTTGCCTTCAGTGATGTGCAATATGTCAACGTTTTCAACATTAGTCAATCTGAAAACCGTTCAATATCATATCTACGGTTTGGAGTTTAGAGCAATCGTGGCGGAACAGCATCTCAATATAACACATTTCTCTGTGATATCAACagggaaaaatataaaatgtcttCATATGGACATGCCACATAACGCTTCAAATTACGTAAATGTAAACTTCTTTATTTCGAATTTTGGGATCCCTAGCAAACAAACTGCTCTATCCGCTGATGATGAAATGATTATTCGGGTTGATTATCAGCCACAGGTGCTTGCCCAACCGTTCGACGTATTTCATGTAACTAACGGAGTGAATCCCATCGTTCAGTTGGTGTCAACAACAGTGTTTCTGGGAAATTCTAGTAATGAG TCAAACCTTTCAACTAACTATACAATATCTATAACAAATGCCTGCTCTGAGGATTGCATTGGACCTGGAGATAACTTGGAATttatgatagatgtatcaactGAATTTGACCAGTGCTATGCTCCTTTTGAATTGGAGTTTCCGTTTTCTGCAAACACTTCATCTCTACTTACAGTTTGTTCATATGAAATCGTGAAAATTGGATCAAATTTCCCATGTTTGGTTTTTGATGAAGTTTTCACAAATGAGAATAG GTCCATAGATGGAAGCATTGAAAACGTAATAATTCGATTTCCACGATTCTGCAACCTAAAAGTTTCAAATGACATAACAGAAAACGTGATTTCAATTAGAGTTCGAGTTTCTTTGAAAGAACAAGACAAATCCATTACTACTTGGGGAGGCCCTACGGAATTGTGCGTACAGACACGTGCACACGGCAGCTACTCTCAAAAATGGCCTTGTTACAACCTATCGTTACGCCAAATA ACGTCATTCTCCGATTTGACTGTCGTTGACGGTATAACAGTTCCTATAACGCAGTCGTTTCTTCCTGTGAACCGCAGCCTGCTGGTCAGTGTAGACGGCTCAAACTtcgaaattaaagaaattgaa TTGTCTCTTGTTTCAATTGGAGTGACGATGACAGAATACGGCATTTCCAATCCTTTGTTAGCTACAGATGTTGTTCTCTCTCGTCCCAATGCATGCATGAATGTCAGTTGTTGTGTACAAAATCAATTCAGATCCAGCCCAG taacagattacttgaaattttataacgATCCCATGGAAAATTTGATAAAGAACGTAAGTCTGTTTCTGGATAAAAGCAACACATCCTGTATGACGTTGCCTAGTAACGGTGACACTCCTCCTGTTTTTCTGCTGAAAATGAATGCATCCGTCCTGTTGGGTGTGTCTGGGTCCCAATTTACAATTCTCCTTCACGGCGAAGACCTCCTCTGTGAACGTCATGGTGGACAATCTTCAATTCAG GTGTCCGTACCGGTCTCGGATTCACAAGATGTGTCATTAGCCAGCCTAAAGTTCTGTTCGTCTGAAGAAACAACTAACTTTTCACACgacaacgtcacttcctgtCAGTTTAAATGTTCGTGTGATATAACGCACGTGTGTAGTGAGGTTGTCATTTTTATTGCAACAGATAAGCAATGGAAATTGTGCGAAATAAGtgctttaccttga